A window of the Henckelia pumila isolate YLH828 chromosome 3, ASM3356847v2, whole genome shotgun sequence genome harbors these coding sequences:
- the LOC140886995 gene encoding digalactosyldiacylglycerol synthase 1, chloroplastic isoform X2 — protein sequence MKNFKPLEPRSASSAGASSGTSGSVVTAEKAISFISKGWREVRSSADADLQLIKNRANSFKNLADREFENFLNSASKSPFSVPTITASATMSPAPYAEMDFVKKLQPKILEIRRAYSSPDFKFYPRRQIKLGLPAIRDAVVSEVDEEDERDRFGNWSRVRFKDRERVDGQHEDSWEPMKTLKSRLRELEQKSSSEILEGIKNSEFVEKLKSSLDVPPLDVPELLACLVRQSSPLLDQLGINKGISDKIVESLCSKRKSQLVFRSMPSGESSIVESENINDELDLRIASVLQSTGHSYEGGFWSDVGKNDVSDKKRHVAIVTTASLPWMTGTAVNPLFRAAYLAKSAEQNVTLLVPWLCRSDQELVYPNNVTFNSPEEQESYIHRWLEERVGFKADFKISFYPGKFSKSRRSIIPAGDTSQFISSKDADIAILEEPEHLNWYHHGKRWTDKFNHVVGIVHTNYLEYIKRERNGALQAFFVKHINNWVVRAYCDKVLRLSAATQDLPKSVICNVHGVNPKFLKIGEKVAAEKESGQQTFSKGAYFLGKMVWAKGYKELIDLLATHRTDLDGFNLDVFGNGEDAHEVQSTAKKLNLNVNFMKGIDHADDSLHGYKIFINPSISDVLCTATAEALAMGKFVVCADHPSNEFFRSFPNCLTYKTPEDFVAKVKEAMANEPQPLTTEQIYNLSWEAATQRFMEYSELDKVLNNTHKSNIKKSTSLPNMSGMVDGSLAFAHYCLTGNEFLRLCTGAIPGTRDYSRQHCEDLHLLPPQVENPIYGW from the exons ATGAAGAATTTCAAGCCGCTAGAGCCGCGCTCAGCCTCGTCGGCTGGGGCGTCGTCCGGCACGAGCGGCTCGGTTGTGACGGCGGAGAAAGCTATCTCCTTCATATCCAAGGGTTGGCGCGAGGTCCGCTCCTCAGCCGACGCAGACCTGCAGCTGATCAAGAATCGAGCCAATTCCTTCAAAAATCTAGCCGACAGGGAATTCGAGAATTTCCTCAACTCGGCTTCTAAATCACCTTTCAGTGTTCCCACGATCACGGCGTCCGCTACCATGAGCCCCGCTCCTTATGCGGAAATGGACTTCGTGAAGAAGCTACAGCCTAAGATTTTGGAAATCAGACGGGCCTATTCGTCACCGGATTTCAAGTTTTATCCGCGGCGGCAGATTAAGCTTGGTTTGCCTGCAATTAGGGACGCGGTTGTTTCGGAGGTGGATGAGGAGGATGAGAGAGACAGGTTCGGGAACTGGAGTAGGGTTAGGTTTAAGGACAGGGAAAGAGTGGACGGCCAACATGAGGATTCATGGGAACCTATGAAGACTTTGAAGTCGAGGCTTAGAGAGTTGGAGCAAAAGAGTTCGAGTGAGATTCTAGAGGGAATTAAGAACAGCGAGTTTGTGGAGAAATTAAAGTCAAGTTTG GATGTGCCCCCCCTGGATGTGCCCGAACTGCTAGCATGTTTAGTTAGGCAGTCTAGTCCCTTACTAGATCAACTCGGTATTAATAAAG GAATATCAGACAAGATAGTGGAAAGCCTGTGCAGCAAACGCAAAAGTCAACTTGTTTTTCGTTCGATGCCTTCTGGAGAGTCATCTATTGTTGAAAGTGAGAACATCAATGATGAGTTAGATCTGAGGATAGCCAGTGTTCTGCAAAGTACGGGGCATAGCTATGAAGGTGGTTTTTGGAGTGATGTAGGAAAAAATGATGTTTCTGATAAGAAAAGGCACGTTGCAATTGTCACCACCGCCAGTCTTCCTTGGATGACAGGAACAGCCGTAAATCCGCTCTTCCGAGCTGCATATTTAGCAAAATCAGCGGAGCAGAATGTTACACTCTTGGTTCCATGGCTTTGTAGATCAGATCAAGAGCTTGTTTATCCCAATAATGTCACTTTTAACTCCCCTGAGGAGCAGGAAAGTTATATACATCGTTGGCTTGAGGAAAGGGTTGGTTTTAAGGCTGACTTCAAGATATCATTTTACCCTGGAAAG TTCTCAAAATCAAGGCGGAGTATTATACCAGCTGGAGATACGTCTCAGTTTATATCGTCAAAAGATGCCGACATTGCAATCCTTGAAGAACCGGAACATTTGAACTGGTATCATCATGGGAAACGGTGGACAGATAAATTCAACCATGTGGTTGGGATTGTTCACACAAATTATTTGGAATACATCAAAAGGGAGAGGAATGGTGCGCTCCAAGCTTTTTTTGTCAAACACATAAACAATTGGGTTGTGAGAGCTTACTGTGACAAG GTTCTCCGCCTTTCTGCTGCAACTCAGGATTTGCCCAAGTCTGTAATTTGCAATGTTCATGGTGTAAATCCAAAGTTCTTAAAGATTGGAGAGAAGGTAGCTGCTGAAAAAGAGTCTGGGCAGCAGACCTTTTCAAAGGGAGCATATTTCTTAGGCAAGATGGTTTGGGCAAAAGGGTACAAGGAGCTTATTGATCTGCTAGCAACTCACAGAACGGATCTTGACGGCTTCAACTTGGATGTATTTGGCAATGGAGAGGATGCTCACGAAGTCCAGAGCACTGCCAAAAAGCTTAATCTAAATGTCAACTTTATGAAAGGCATAGACCATGCAGATGATTCCCTTCATGG TTACAAGATCTTCATTAACCCAAGTATCAGTGATGTGCTCTGCACTGCTACAGCTGAGGCCCTCGCCATGGGTAAATTTGTTGTTTGTGCTGACCACCCATCAAACGAGTTCTTCAGGTCATTCCCCAACTGTTTGACGTACAAAACACCGGAAGACTTTGTAGCGAAGGTGAAAGAAGCTATGGCCAACGAACCCCAGCCTCTCACCACCGAGCAAATCTACAACCTTTCATGGGAAGCTGCCACTCAGAGATTCATGGAATATTCAGAGCTCGACAAGGTCCTGAACAATACACACAAAAGTAATATTAAAAAATCAACCTCATTGCCCAACATGTCTGGAATGGTCGACGGATCATTGGCTTTTGCCCATTATTGTCTCACTGGAAACGAGTTTCTTAGATTGTGTACGGGTGCGATCCCTGGAACGAGGGACTACAGCAGGCAGCATTGCGAAGATCTTCATCTCTTGCCACCACAGGTAGAGAACCCGATTTATGGTTGGTAG
- the LOC140886995 gene encoding digalactosyldiacylglycerol synthase 1, chloroplastic isoform X1 yields the protein MKNFKPLEPRSASSAGASSGTSGSVVTAEKAISFISKGWREVRSSADADLQLIKNRANSFKNLADREFENFLNSASKSPFSVPTITASATMSPAPYAEMDFVKKLQPKILEIRRAYSSPDFKFYPRRQIKLGLPAIRDAVVSEVDEEDERDRFGNWSRVRFKDRERVDGQHEDSWEPMKTLKSRLRELEQKSSSEILEGIKNSEFVEKLKSSLKAICKDPNESKDVPPLDVPELLACLVRQSSPLLDQLGINKGISDKIVESLCSKRKSQLVFRSMPSGESSIVESENINDELDLRIASVLQSTGHSYEGGFWSDVGKNDVSDKKRHVAIVTTASLPWMTGTAVNPLFRAAYLAKSAEQNVTLLVPWLCRSDQELVYPNNVTFNSPEEQESYIHRWLEERVGFKADFKISFYPGKFSKSRRSIIPAGDTSQFISSKDADIAILEEPEHLNWYHHGKRWTDKFNHVVGIVHTNYLEYIKRERNGALQAFFVKHINNWVVRAYCDKVLRLSAATQDLPKSVICNVHGVNPKFLKIGEKVAAEKESGQQTFSKGAYFLGKMVWAKGYKELIDLLATHRTDLDGFNLDVFGNGEDAHEVQSTAKKLNLNVNFMKGIDHADDSLHGYKIFINPSISDVLCTATAEALAMGKFVVCADHPSNEFFRSFPNCLTYKTPEDFVAKVKEAMANEPQPLTTEQIYNLSWEAATQRFMEYSELDKVLNNTHKSNIKKSTSLPNMSGMVDGSLAFAHYCLTGNEFLRLCTGAIPGTRDYSRQHCEDLHLLPPQVENPIYGW from the exons ATGAAGAATTTCAAGCCGCTAGAGCCGCGCTCAGCCTCGTCGGCTGGGGCGTCGTCCGGCACGAGCGGCTCGGTTGTGACGGCGGAGAAAGCTATCTCCTTCATATCCAAGGGTTGGCGCGAGGTCCGCTCCTCAGCCGACGCAGACCTGCAGCTGATCAAGAATCGAGCCAATTCCTTCAAAAATCTAGCCGACAGGGAATTCGAGAATTTCCTCAACTCGGCTTCTAAATCACCTTTCAGTGTTCCCACGATCACGGCGTCCGCTACCATGAGCCCCGCTCCTTATGCGGAAATGGACTTCGTGAAGAAGCTACAGCCTAAGATTTTGGAAATCAGACGGGCCTATTCGTCACCGGATTTCAAGTTTTATCCGCGGCGGCAGATTAAGCTTGGTTTGCCTGCAATTAGGGACGCGGTTGTTTCGGAGGTGGATGAGGAGGATGAGAGAGACAGGTTCGGGAACTGGAGTAGGGTTAGGTTTAAGGACAGGGAAAGAGTGGACGGCCAACATGAGGATTCATGGGAACCTATGAAGACTTTGAAGTCGAGGCTTAGAGAGTTGGAGCAAAAGAGTTCGAGTGAGATTCTAGAGGGAATTAAGAACAGCGAGTTTGTGGAGAAATTAAAGTCAAGTTTG AAAGCAATTTGTAAGGATCCAAATGAGTCAAAG GATGTGCCCCCCCTGGATGTGCCCGAACTGCTAGCATGTTTAGTTAGGCAGTCTAGTCCCTTACTAGATCAACTCGGTATTAATAAAG GAATATCAGACAAGATAGTGGAAAGCCTGTGCAGCAAACGCAAAAGTCAACTTGTTTTTCGTTCGATGCCTTCTGGAGAGTCATCTATTGTTGAAAGTGAGAACATCAATGATGAGTTAGATCTGAGGATAGCCAGTGTTCTGCAAAGTACGGGGCATAGCTATGAAGGTGGTTTTTGGAGTGATGTAGGAAAAAATGATGTTTCTGATAAGAAAAGGCACGTTGCAATTGTCACCACCGCCAGTCTTCCTTGGATGACAGGAACAGCCGTAAATCCGCTCTTCCGAGCTGCATATTTAGCAAAATCAGCGGAGCAGAATGTTACACTCTTGGTTCCATGGCTTTGTAGATCAGATCAAGAGCTTGTTTATCCCAATAATGTCACTTTTAACTCCCCTGAGGAGCAGGAAAGTTATATACATCGTTGGCTTGAGGAAAGGGTTGGTTTTAAGGCTGACTTCAAGATATCATTTTACCCTGGAAAG TTCTCAAAATCAAGGCGGAGTATTATACCAGCTGGAGATACGTCTCAGTTTATATCGTCAAAAGATGCCGACATTGCAATCCTTGAAGAACCGGAACATTTGAACTGGTATCATCATGGGAAACGGTGGACAGATAAATTCAACCATGTGGTTGGGATTGTTCACACAAATTATTTGGAATACATCAAAAGGGAGAGGAATGGTGCGCTCCAAGCTTTTTTTGTCAAACACATAAACAATTGGGTTGTGAGAGCTTACTGTGACAAG GTTCTCCGCCTTTCTGCTGCAACTCAGGATTTGCCCAAGTCTGTAATTTGCAATGTTCATGGTGTAAATCCAAAGTTCTTAAAGATTGGAGAGAAGGTAGCTGCTGAAAAAGAGTCTGGGCAGCAGACCTTTTCAAAGGGAGCATATTTCTTAGGCAAGATGGTTTGGGCAAAAGGGTACAAGGAGCTTATTGATCTGCTAGCAACTCACAGAACGGATCTTGACGGCTTCAACTTGGATGTATTTGGCAATGGAGAGGATGCTCACGAAGTCCAGAGCACTGCCAAAAAGCTTAATCTAAATGTCAACTTTATGAAAGGCATAGACCATGCAGATGATTCCCTTCATGG TTACAAGATCTTCATTAACCCAAGTATCAGTGATGTGCTCTGCACTGCTACAGCTGAGGCCCTCGCCATGGGTAAATTTGTTGTTTGTGCTGACCACCCATCAAACGAGTTCTTCAGGTCATTCCCCAACTGTTTGACGTACAAAACACCGGAAGACTTTGTAGCGAAGGTGAAAGAAGCTATGGCCAACGAACCCCAGCCTCTCACCACCGAGCAAATCTACAACCTTTCATGGGAAGCTGCCACTCAGAGATTCATGGAATATTCAGAGCTCGACAAGGTCCTGAACAATACACACAAAAGTAATATTAAAAAATCAACCTCATTGCCCAACATGTCTGGAATGGTCGACGGATCATTGGCTTTTGCCCATTATTGTCTCACTGGAAACGAGTTTCTTAGATTGTGTACGGGTGCGATCCCTGGAACGAGGGACTACAGCAGGCAGCATTGCGAAGATCTTCATCTCTTGCCACCACAGGTAGAGAACCCGATTTATGGTTGGTAG